In one window of Shewanella goraebulensis DNA:
- the gltX gene encoding glutamate--tRNA ligase — protein MTTKTRFAPSPTGFLHVGGARTALYSWLYARANQGEFVLRVEDTDIERSTPEACAAILEGMEWLGLTWDEGPYYQTKRFDRYNEIIAQMLEQGTAYKCYCSRERIETMREEQAANGESQKYDGRCRDLEPRDTDEPFVIRFKNPTEGSVVFDDHVRGRIEFANDTLDDLIIARTEGTPTYNFCVVVDDWDMGITCVVRGEDHINNTPRQINILKALGAPVPEYAHVSMILGDDGAKLSKRHGAVGVMQYRDDGYLPEALLNYLVRLGWSHGDQEVFSMDEMISLFKLDDINKAASAFNTEKLNWLNQHYIKELAPEYIATHLQWHMDDQKIDTANGPALAEVVTALSERAKTLKELAASSRYFYEDLDAFDENAAKKHLRGVAMEPLKLIQQKISALPEWTVEAIHQAIEDTAAELEVGMGKVGMPLRVAVTGTGMSPAVDLTLFLVGKARCEQRISKAIEFVADRINS, from the coding sequence ATGACAACAAAGACGCGTTTTGCTCCTAGCCCAACAGGCTTTTTACATGTAGGTGGTGCTCGTACGGCACTTTATTCTTGGCTTTATGCCCGCGCAAACCAAGGCGAGTTTGTTTTACGTGTAGAAGATACTGATATTGAACGTTCAACTCCTGAAGCTTGCGCGGCAATTCTTGAAGGAATGGAATGGTTAGGACTAACTTGGGACGAAGGTCCTTATTACCAAACTAAACGTTTCGATCGTTACAACGAAATCATCGCTCAAATGCTTGAACAAGGTACTGCTTATAAGTGTTACTGTTCTCGCGAACGTATTGAAACAATGCGTGAAGAACAAGCAGCAAATGGCGAATCACAGAAATATGACGGCCGCTGTCGCGATCTTGAACCTCGTGATACTGACGAGCCATTTGTTATTCGCTTCAAAAATCCAACCGAAGGTAGTGTTGTGTTTGATGATCACGTACGTGGTCGTATCGAATTTGCTAATGACACATTAGATGACTTAATTATCGCCCGTACAGAAGGTACGCCGACTTACAACTTCTGTGTTGTAGTTGATGACTGGGATATGGGTATTACTTGTGTTGTTCGTGGAGAAGACCACATCAACAACACCCCTCGCCAAATTAACATCCTTAAAGCATTAGGTGCACCAGTTCCTGAATATGCTCATGTATCGATGATTTTAGGTGATGACGGCGCAAAACTCTCTAAACGTCATGGTGCTGTTGGTGTAATGCAATATCGTGATGATGGTTACTTGCCAGAAGCACTTCTTAACTACCTTGTACGTTTAGGTTGGTCACATGGCGACCAAGAAGTATTTTCGATGGATGAAATGATTTCGTTATTCAAACTAGACGATATCAATAAAGCTGCTTCTGCCTTTAATACTGAAAAGTTAAATTGGTTAAACCAACACTACATTAAAGAGCTTGCTCCAGAATATATTGCAACACATCTTCAATGGCATATGGATGACCAAAAAATTGATACAGCAAATGGCCCAGCATTAGCTGAAGTTGTTACTGCATTATCTGAAAGAGCAAAAACCTTGAAAGAGTTAGCAGCTTCTAGCCGCTACTTTTACGAAGACCTCGATGCTTTTGACGAAAATGCCGCTAAAAAGCATTTACGTGGCGTAGCCATGGAGCCATTAAAGCTCATTCAACAAAAAATTTCTGCACTTCCTGAGTGGACAGTTGAAGCTATACATCAAGCAATTGAAGATACTGCTGCAGAACTTGAAGTGGGAATGGGTAAAGTCGGAATGCCTTTACGTGTAGCCGTTACAGGCACTGGTATGTCACCTGCTGTAGATTTAACCTTATTTTTGGTTGGAAAGGCTCGTTGCGAACAAAGAATATCCAAAGCGATTGAATTTGTAGCAGATAGAATAAATTCTTAA
- a CDS encoding ABC transporter ATP-binding protein has product MFKFFESLTNPLPQEEPSQAPKGIYAFCRHYTRGFEKHLIIMSMLTASLAVLEVSLFGFMGKLVDWLVTKNPETLWQDEGNTLIGMSIIVLVVIPLLVWLHASIVHQTLLGNYPMAIRWQAHRYLLKQSISFYQDDFAGRIATKVMQTSLAVRETVMKLLDVLMYILIYFTSMLVMIASADIRLMLPMLIWLFAYVAIQWKLVPKLKAISAKQADARSTMTGRIVDSYTNIATVKLFSHTKQEADYAQDSMMGFLHTVYGQMRLVTIINVLVQAINYMLAFTIAAVSIWLWADNAITVGAIAIAVSLALRLNGMSQWIMWEISSLFENIGTVTDGMNTLSKPIEIEDKPDAKDIIVDNGKIDFNDVSFNYGEDSGVINDLNLNIKAGEKVGLVGRSGAGKSTLVNLLMRFHDVEKGHVAIDDQKITDVTQDSLRSMIGMVTQDTSLLHRSIRENILYGDPTASDEQLMAAIEQAQASEFIQDLSDPFGNTGLDAQVGERGVKLSGGQRQRIAIARVLLKNAPILLLDEATSALDSEVEAAIQESLYELMQGKTVIAIAHRLSTIAAMDRLIVLDKGKIVEQGTHQELIKSGGIYAQLWAHQTGGFLGID; this is encoded by the coding sequence CCCAAGCCCCAAAAGGCATTTATGCTTTTTGCCGTCATTACACTCGTGGGTTTGAAAAGCATCTGATTATCATGTCGATGTTAACTGCATCGTTGGCCGTTTTAGAGGTCTCTTTATTTGGCTTTATGGGGAAATTAGTTGACTGGCTAGTGACTAAAAACCCTGAAACCTTATGGCAGGATGAAGGCAATACCTTAATCGGCATGTCAATTATCGTGCTGGTTGTGATCCCTCTATTAGTTTGGCTACACGCCTCTATCGTCCATCAAACCTTATTGGGTAATTACCCTATGGCGATTCGTTGGCAAGCTCATCGTTATTTGCTTAAGCAGAGTATTTCGTTCTATCAAGACGATTTTGCAGGCCGTATCGCTACTAAAGTGATGCAAACCTCATTAGCTGTGCGTGAGACAGTGATGAAATTACTCGATGTATTGATGTATATCCTGATTTACTTCACCTCAATGCTAGTCATGATCGCCAGCGCAGATATACGCTTAATGTTGCCCATGCTGATATGGTTATTTGCTTACGTCGCAATTCAATGGAAATTAGTACCTAAACTTAAAGCTATTTCAGCAAAGCAAGCCGATGCGCGTTCGACAATGACAGGACGTATTGTGGATAGCTACACCAATATTGCGACTGTTAAGCTGTTTTCTCACACCAAGCAAGAAGCTGATTACGCACAAGACAGTATGATGGGCTTTTTACACACGGTTTATGGCCAAATGCGTCTTGTCACCATCATCAACGTATTAGTCCAAGCCATTAACTACATGTTGGCATTCACAATTGCTGCAGTATCAATTTGGCTTTGGGCAGACAACGCCATTACCGTAGGCGCGATTGCTATTGCGGTGAGTTTAGCCTTAAGGCTAAATGGTATGTCGCAATGGATCATGTGGGAAATTAGTTCTTTATTTGAAAACATCGGTACTGTCACCGACGGAATGAACACGTTATCTAAGCCTATTGAAATTGAAGATAAGCCTGATGCCAAAGATATCATCGTCGATAATGGTAAAATTGATTTTAATGATGTTAGCTTTAACTATGGTGAAGATTCTGGGGTGATTAACGATTTAAATCTCAATATCAAAGCGGGTGAAAAAGTCGGCTTAGTTGGCCGTTCTGGTGCCGGTAAATCAACATTAGTTAACTTACTCATGCGATTTCATGATGTCGAAAAAGGCCATGTTGCCATCGATGATCAAAAAATTACCGATGTCACCCAAGACTCATTACGTTCAATGATTGGCATGGTTACCCAAGATACTTCTCTACTACATCGCTCAATCCGTGAAAACATACTTTATGGTGACCCAACGGCTTCAGATGAGCAGTTAATGGCCGCAATTGAGCAAGCTCAAGCCAGCGAGTTCATTCAAGACTTATCCGATCCTTTCGGTAATACCGGCTTAGATGCACAAGTGGGTGAGCGCGGGGTTAAATTATCGGGCGGCCAGCGTCAACGAATCGCAATTGCACGTGTATTACTTAAAAATGCGCCGATTCTTTTACTTGATGAAGCGACATCTGCGTTAGATTCTGAGGTTGAAGCTGCGATTCAAGAAAGTTTGTATGAGTTGATGCAAGGTAAAACGGTAATTGCTATTGCCCATCGCTTATCAACTATTGCAGCAATGGACAGATTGATCGTATTAGATAAAGGCAAAATAGTTGAACAAGGTACGCATCAAGAATTAATCAAATCTGGTGGGATATACGCACAGTTATGGGCACATCAAACAGGTGGGTTCTTAGGGATCGATTAA